In a single window of the Mustelus asterias chromosome 3, sMusAst1.hap1.1, whole genome shotgun sequence genome:
- the LOC144491366 gene encoding uncharacterized protein LOC144491366, with protein sequence MEKKYQVFVPGKEGKKVAVDISHSETEFNKMTISKFKKKLQEELPDPFAGDNVVRLLFGNSQLEDENTFSDYQIKHRSTILWVLRLAGGGGPKPGTEEDQEQKEPLDHCGNTLQTVVCTAAKPAFHQKIKKNERKNTLNPCYVFH encoded by the exons ATGGAGAAAAAATACCAGGTGTTTGTGCCAGGGAAGGAAGGAAAAAAAGTCGCTGTTGATATCTCCCATTCTGAGACAGAATTTAACAAGATGACGATCTCCAAATTCAAGAAAAAACTGCAGGAGGAACTGCCAG ATCCATTTGCTGGTGATAATGTTGTGCGCCTTCTTTTTGGGAATTCGCAATTGGAGGATGAAAATACATTCTCGGATTATCAAATCAAGCATAGATCCACTATTTTGTGGGTGCTGCGCTtggcaggaggaggagggccaaAACCTGGAA CTGAGGAAGACCAGGAGCAGAAAGAACCATTGGACCATTGTGGAAACACACTCCAGACGGTGGTATGCACAGCCGCAAAGCCTGCATTCCATCAGAAGATTAAGAAGAACGAAAGAAAAAATACTTTGAACCCATGTTATGTCTTTCACTAA